A window of the Leishmania mexicana MHOM/GT/2001/U1103 complete genome, chromosome 29 genome harbors these coding sequences:
- a CDS encoding putative 60S acidic ribosomal protein P2, whose amino-acid sequence MISATEYATRHPLRFSQREMQYLAAYALVALSGKTPSKADVQAVLKAAGAPVDDSRVDAVFQELEGKDLNGLMTEGRTKLVGAGSAAPAAAASTAGAAAAPVAETKKEEPEEEADDDMGFGLFD is encoded by the coding sequence ATGATCTCGGCCACGGAATACGCCACCCGCCACCCACTTAGGTTTTCTCAACGAGAAATGCAGTACCTCGCCGCGTACGCCCTCGTGGCACTGTCTGGCAAGACGCCGTCGAAGGCGGACGTTCAGGCTGTCCTGaaggccgccggcgctccCGTGGATGACTCCCGCGTGGATGCCGTCTTCCAGGAGCTTGAGGGCAAGGACCTCAATGGGCTGATGACCGAGGGCCGCACGAAGCTGGTTGGCGCTGgctctgccgctcctgctgccgctgcctccaccgctggtgccgccgctgcccctgtTGCCGAGACCAAGAAGGAGGagcccgaggaggaggccgacgacgacatGGGCTTCGGTCTCTTCGACTAg